From a single Spirochaetaceae bacterium genomic region:
- a CDS encoding ABC transporter permease, with the protein MRAYVIRRLLLIIPTLFILSVLVFLSVRFIPGDIVDMMVASNLNPMFGLDREVVLRALGLDVPVHVQYGRWLRGIFLHGTLGNSLLGAWTVEERILGRLPVTLELGLLAVVIGLVLGVPIGIYSALRQDTAADYVGRTVAIFGLATPNFWLGIMVMIYPAIWWGWAPPMRLIPLSDDPLGNLGMFIIPSLILGTALSAATMRMTRTMMLEVLRQDYIRTAWSKGLRERVVVVRHATKNALIPVVTLIGLQLPIVIGGAVIMENIFNLPGLGRLMLTALSDRDYPVVSGINLFFATVVVAINLMIDLIYGYLDPRVRYT; encoded by the coding sequence ATGAGAGCGTATGTTATCCGGCGGCTGCTGCTCATCATCCCTACCCTGTTCATACTGAGCGTCCTGGTCTTTCTTTCGGTCCGCTTCATCCCGGGCGACATAGTGGATATGATGGTGGCGTCCAACCTGAATCCCATGTTCGGCCTGGACCGTGAGGTTGTTCTGCGTGCGCTGGGATTAGATGTGCCGGTCCACGTGCAGTATGGCCGCTGGTTGCGGGGTATTTTCCTGCACGGCACCCTCGGCAATTCCCTGCTGGGCGCGTGGACGGTCGAGGAGAGGATCCTGGGGAGACTGCCGGTCACGCTCGAGCTCGGCCTGCTGGCAGTCGTAATCGGGCTGGTGCTCGGCGTGCCGATCGGCATCTACTCGGCGCTTCGCCAGGATACCGCCGCCGACTACGTGGGGCGCACGGTCGCCATCTTCGGCCTGGCAACACCGAACTTCTGGCTGGGCATTATGGTGATGATCTACCCGGCCATCTGGTGGGGCTGGGCGCCGCCGATGCGGCTGATTCCTTTGTCCGACGACCCGCTGGGAAACCTGGGGATGTTTATCATTCCCAGCCTGATCCTGGGGACGGCCCTTTCGGCAGCTACCATGCGGATGACGCGCACGATGATGCTGGAGGTGCTTCGCCAGGACTACATCAGGACCGCCTGGTCCAAGGGTCTGAGGGAGCGGGTCGTCGTCGTACGGCACGCCACCAAGAACGCCCTCATCCCGGTAGTGACCCTGATTGGCCTGCAGTTGCCGATCGTGATAGGCGGCGCCGTTATTATGGAGAACATCTTCAACCTGCCGGGCCTGGGGCGCCTGATGCTGACGGCACTCTCCGACCGCGACTACCCGGTGGTCTCGGGCATCAACCTGTTCTTCGCCACGGTGGTGGTGGCGATCAATCTGATGATCGACCTGATCTACGGCTACCTGGACCCGCGGGTCCGCTACACCTAG
- a CDS encoding ABC transporter permease: MGDRHVGDAAQTPAAAGGPRERGGGSGLAHFLVRLGREKPLGAVGGVVVLALILVAIFADVLAPYPFDEVNLRDLLKPPSAEHLMGTDQLGRDYLSRNIHGARISMFVGLLATSLNVVVAVLIGGTAGFFGGKLDLVVQRVVDAWMAFPGLLLLLTIMSLVGQGLLQLILVLGISGGVVASRLVRGAVIAVKEHDYLQAATATGSTRMGALVRHVLPNVAAPIIVVFSINIGAVIISEASLSFLGFGLPVEIPSWGTLLSRDGRKYMEQAPWLALWPGLCLTLTVYSLNMFGDAVRDLLDPRLRGGGGRLGTHRDQRARPRSGRRQSRP; this comes from the coding sequence ATGGGCGACCGGCATGTCGGGGACGCCGCCCAAACACCAGCAGCGGCCGGCGGACCGCGCGAGCGGGGCGGAGGTTCCGGACTGGCTCACTTCCTGGTCCGGCTGGGGCGCGAGAAGCCGCTTGGAGCCGTCGGCGGCGTAGTCGTGCTGGCCCTGATCCTGGTGGCGATCTTCGCCGACGTGCTGGCCCCCTATCCGTTCGATGAAGTGAACCTGAGGGACCTGCTCAAGCCGCCGTCGGCCGAACACCTGATGGGTACCGACCAGTTGGGGCGCGACTACTTGAGCCGCAACATCCACGGGGCTCGTATCTCCATGTTCGTTGGTCTGCTGGCGACCAGCCTCAACGTCGTCGTTGCCGTCTTGATCGGCGGAACGGCCGGGTTCTTCGGCGGCAAGCTGGACTTGGTGGTGCAGCGGGTCGTCGACGCCTGGATGGCGTTTCCGGGGCTGCTGCTGTTGCTGACCATCATGTCGCTGGTCGGACAGGGCCTGCTGCAACTGATCCTGGTGCTGGGCATCTCGGGCGGCGTGGTGGCCTCGCGGCTGGTCCGAGGCGCGGTGATCGCGGTCAAGGAGCACGACTACCTGCAGGCGGCCACCGCCACCGGCAGCACCCGGATGGGAGCGCTGGTGCGCCACGTGCTGCCCAACGTGGCGGCGCCGATCATCGTGGTGTTCAGCATCAACATCGGCGCGGTGATCATCAGCGAGGCCAGCTTGAGCTTCCTCGGATTCGGTCTGCCGGTTGAGATTCCGAGCTGGGGGACGCTGCTGAGCCGGGACGGGCGCAAGTACATGGAGCAGGCGCCGTGGCTGGCGCTGTGGCCCGGCCTGTGCCTGACGCTCACCGTCTACAGCCTCAACATGTTCGGCGACGCCGTCCGCGACCTGCTCGACCCGCGCCTCCGCGGCGGCGGCGGCCGTCTCGGAACCCACCGCGACCAGCGGGCACGGCCCCGATCGGGGCGCCGCCAATCACGCCCGTGA